A genomic segment from Hymenobacter cellulosilyticus encodes:
- a CDS encoding toprim domain-containing protein: MEHELTFQKIKEQVELPELLSHYGYTLKKGEVLGKGKWHVFEGDDTLVVFKGRGGDWMYFNAQDDRDKGSVIDWMKNRVNSGRINGIAQAPDRSVWQAVNDHFRAYLNLPEAQRPRLDLPPIAETAPGEKFHSIYTKNCRPLENTAYLEGRGITKSTLSLPQFAGRILNQFHTVQHAGMPAKIYVNTAFPAYHEGRVVGLELKGEGFKGQAPESQFSRSLWLSMLPEPGPATYLLVSESALDALSYAQLHAGDTALYASTAGTLTQNKIFELKRLLTEAGIPTVRAAFDNDTQGHHFDTRLLAGFAGAENPMKVAREHERLLTVEVTTTNVATLQALSDKLKIYNADATVHYYQHSGTTAGKGISPTLRDELIHSVQSAPNTFQFHVPINRDALGAFNQAAIHSLAFEHRVEIAKSQGKDWNQDLKQEQLQRVVKQQLGGVDEDQYGFGQLHWDNPRFEGDGKMPPHTRGQERAPDCRGSTSAILSDITRL; encoded by the coding sequence ATGGAACACGAGCTGACTTTTCAGAAAATCAAGGAGCAGGTAGAGCTGCCCGAACTGCTGAGCCACTATGGCTACACCCTCAAAAAAGGCGAGGTGCTGGGCAAGGGCAAATGGCACGTCTTTGAGGGCGATGATACGCTCGTCGTCTTCAAGGGCCGGGGCGGGGACTGGATGTACTTCAACGCCCAGGACGACCGAGATAAGGGCAGCGTTATCGACTGGATGAAGAACCGGGTCAACTCCGGGCGCATCAACGGCATTGCCCAGGCCCCCGACCGCAGCGTATGGCAGGCCGTGAATGACCACTTTAGGGCCTACCTGAACCTGCCCGAGGCCCAGCGGCCCCGGCTAGACCTGCCGCCCATCGCGGAGACGGCGCCGGGGGAGAAGTTCCACAGCATCTACACCAAGAACTGCCGCCCGTTGGAAAACACTGCTTATCTGGAGGGGCGGGGTATTACCAAAAGCACCTTGTCCCTGCCGCAGTTTGCGGGCCGCATCCTTAATCAGTTCCACACCGTGCAGCACGCGGGAATGCCGGCTAAAATTTACGTCAACACGGCCTTCCCCGCCTATCACGAAGGCCGCGTGGTGGGCCTGGAGCTGAAAGGGGAGGGATTTAAAGGCCAGGCCCCGGAAAGCCAGTTTTCCCGCTCGCTGTGGCTGAGCATGCTGCCCGAGCCAGGGCCGGCCACCTACCTGCTGGTGAGTGAGTCGGCGCTGGACGCGCTGTCCTACGCGCAGCTGCATGCTGGCGATACTGCTCTGTATGCCTCCACGGCCGGTACGCTTACCCAGAATAAGATCTTCGAGCTAAAGCGTCTGCTTACCGAGGCAGGTATTCCCACCGTCCGGGCGGCCTTTGATAACGACACCCAGGGGCACCACTTCGACACGCGGCTGCTGGCTGGTTTTGCCGGGGCGGAAAACCCCATGAAAGTAGCTCGGGAGCACGAGCGGCTGCTCACCGTGGAGGTAACCACTACCAACGTGGCCACCCTCCAAGCGCTCAGCGACAAACTCAAAATCTATAACGCTGACGCGACCGTGCACTACTATCAGCACAGTGGGACCACGGCGGGCAAGGGCATCAGCCCAACGCTCCGGGACGAGCTGATTCATTCGGTTCAGTCGGCCCCCAATACTTTCCAGTTTCACGTCCCTATAAACCGCGACGCGTTAGGCGCTTTCAACCAGGCGGCCATACACAGCCTGGCTTTTGAGCACCGGGTTGAAATTGCGAAAAGCCAGGGCAAAGACTGGAACCAGGACCTGAAGCAGGAACAGCTGCAGCGCGTGGTAAAGCAGCAGCTGGGCGGGGTGGATGAAGACCAGTATGGGTTTGGTCAGCTGCACTGGGATAATCCCCGGTTTGAGGGTGATGGAAAAATGCCGCCCCATACGCGTGGGCAGGAACGAGCCCCCGATTGCCGCGGTAGCACCTCGGCGATACTTAGCGATATTACCCGGCTATGA
- a CDS encoding zincin-like metallopeptidase domain-containing protein: MRYAGSEPHYRTSTDTVTVPEAGNFHTPEDFYTTLFHELAHSTGHAKRLDRVTLTEKASFGSETYAKEELVAELGAAFLSNAAGLDLARTEPSTAGYLANWLQALRNDKRLIISAASQAQKAANHILGIVPSYEAEPVNEASE; the protein is encoded by the coding sequence GTGCGTTACGCGGGCAGTGAGCCCCACTACCGCACCAGCACCGACACGGTGACCGTGCCCGAGGCCGGCAACTTCCACACACCAGAAGACTTCTACACGACCCTGTTCCATGAACTGGCCCACTCCACTGGCCATGCAAAGCGCTTGGACCGGGTGACGCTCACAGAAAAAGCCTCGTTTGGCTCCGAAACCTATGCTAAGGAAGAGTTAGTGGCCGAACTGGGCGCTGCTTTTCTGAGCAATGCCGCCGGGCTGGATTTGGCCCGAACCGAGCCTAGCACCGCCGGTTACTTGGCCAACTGGCTGCAGGCCCTGCGCAATGACAAGCGCCTAATCATCTCCGCGGCCAGCCAGGCCCAGAAAGCGGCTAACCACATTTTAGGTATTGTGCCCAGCTACGAAGCTGAGCCCGTGAACGAGGCCAGCGAGTAG
- a CDS encoding alpha/beta hydrolase, with the protein MKFSVPFTRLAQLLAHSIFAMTLLVGLPATIRAQTVKNVVLVHGAFADGSGYKALYQELTKNGYHVTVVQNPLTSLEDDVAATNLALDQQDGPAILVGHSWGGAVITEAGNHAKVAALVYIAAFQPDKGESALQWFQSAPPAPENGVLPPNAQGIVYYDRAKFHAGFCADVSAKEAQFMAASQGAFNAKAFITPLTQAAWRTKPTYAILATEDKSINPLIQRSMYSRSNTNVTEVKGSHCIYISQPKIVADVIQKAANGQR; encoded by the coding sequence ATGAAATTTTCCGTTCCATTCACCCGCCTAGCGCAACTGCTGGCCCATTCAATTTTCGCCATGACCCTCCTCGTAGGCTTGCCCGCCACTATCCGGGCGCAAACAGTCAAAAACGTAGTGCTGGTACACGGCGCGTTTGCCGACGGCTCGGGCTACAAAGCCCTCTACCAAGAGCTAACTAAAAACGGCTACCATGTTACGGTGGTGCAGAACCCCTTGACTTCGCTGGAAGATGACGTAGCGGCGACAAACCTGGCGCTGGACCAACAAGATGGCCCCGCCATTTTAGTGGGCCACTCCTGGGGCGGGGCCGTCATCACCGAGGCTGGTAATCACGCCAAGGTAGCGGCACTGGTCTACATTGCCGCCTTCCAGCCGGACAAGGGCGAGTCGGCCCTGCAATGGTTTCAGAGCGCGCCACCCGCGCCGGAAAATGGGGTGTTACCGCCCAATGCGCAAGGTATTGTGTACTATGACCGAGCGAAATTTCACGCCGGCTTCTGCGCTGACGTAAGTGCAAAGGAGGCCCAGTTTATGGCCGCCTCGCAAGGAGCCTTCAACGCCAAAGCGTTTATTACCCCGCTCACCCAGGCCGCTTGGCGAACGAAGCCGACGTATGCCATCTTAGCCACGGAGGATAAAAGCATTAATCCGCTTATTCAGCGCAGCATGTATAGCCGCTCCAATACCAACGTGACGGAAGTAAAGGGTAGCCATTGCATCTACATCTCGCAGCCCAAAATTGTGGCCGACGTCATCCAAAAAGCGGCGAACGGGCAGCGGTGA
- a CDS encoding helix-turn-helix domain-containing protein, with protein sequence MKLALTDHQTGADLLLISEEAGFDHRFYSRDAAKPYFTIAWNSGPAQAVDIDGTSHRFDSQTILPLMFNQSFTFERPADVVAWQFNREFYCVVDHDAEVSCAGFLFGMGNTVFIRLDAAYQAKLKLMVAIFKQELATQDHVQNEMLVVLLKRLIITITKLARSEYMPGEDSQDQRLSIFRKFNVLVESHFRREHSVAYYANLLHKSPKTLANVFALYSDRTALQLIQGRILLEAKRLLHYTPKSVKEITYELGFEEPAYFCNFFKRHTAVSPIKYRQDKALLPDDGKFL encoded by the coding sequence ATGAAGCTAGCATTGACCGACCACCAGACGGGGGCAGACTTACTACTGATTAGTGAGGAGGCAGGGTTTGACCACCGGTTTTATTCCCGCGACGCCGCCAAACCGTATTTCACCATTGCCTGGAACAGTGGCCCTGCCCAAGCAGTGGATATTGACGGTACGTCCCACCGGTTTGACTCGCAAACTATTTTGCCCCTGATGTTCAACCAGTCGTTCACGTTTGAGCGGCCGGCCGATGTAGTCGCTTGGCAATTCAATCGGGAGTTTTATTGCGTGGTGGACCACGATGCCGAAGTCAGCTGCGCAGGGTTCCTGTTCGGAATGGGGAATACGGTATTTATTCGCCTCGATGCGGCTTACCAAGCAAAGCTGAAATTGATGGTTGCCATCTTCAAGCAGGAGTTAGCCACGCAAGACCACGTTCAGAACGAGATGCTGGTGGTGCTGTTAAAGCGCCTGATTATTACGATTACGAAGCTGGCCCGGTCGGAATATATGCCGGGAGAAGACAGCCAGGACCAGCGGCTAAGTATATTTCGGAAGTTCAACGTGCTCGTTGAAAGTCATTTCCGACGGGAGCATTCCGTGGCCTACTACGCAAATTTGCTGCACAAGTCGCCGAAAACGCTGGCCAACGTCTTTGCGCTTTATAGCGACAGAACGGCGTTGCAGTTAATCCAGGGACGAATTCTGTTAGAAGCAAAACGGCTGCTGCACTACACGCCCAAGTCCGTTAAAGAAATCACCTATGAGCTCGGCTTTGAGGAGCCGGCCTATTTCTGCAACTTTTTCAAGCGGCACACGGCCGTATCACCTATTAAGTATCGTCAGGACAAAGCCTTGCTGCCGGACGATGGGAAGTTTTTATAA
- a CDS encoding SDR family NAD(P)-dependent oxidoreductase, with protein MKKLEGKIALITGGSSGIGLATAQRFVAEGAYVFITGRRQEELDEAVKLIGQQVTGVQGDVTNLADLDRLYEQVRQQKGHLDIVFANAGGSGGMVPLGAITEEHFDKVFNSNVKGMLFTVQKALPLLRDGSSIILMASTTGSKGAAAFSVYSASKAAVRSFARTWTMDLQARKIRVNALSPGPTETAATTRMGSTPEQKQFIQDYIVSSIPMGRMGQPEETAKAAVFLASDDSSFITGIELFVDGGTAQI; from the coding sequence ATGAAAAAACTGGAAGGCAAAATCGCGCTCATTACGGGTGGCAGTTCCGGCATCGGCCTGGCAACCGCGCAACGGTTCGTGGCGGAAGGCGCGTACGTCTTTATTACCGGCCGTCGGCAGGAAGAGCTGGACGAAGCCGTAAAGCTTATCGGCCAGCAGGTGACCGGCGTGCAGGGGGACGTGACCAATCTGGCCGACCTCGACCGCCTCTACGAGCAGGTGCGCCAGCAGAAAGGCCACCTCGACATTGTGTTCGCCAATGCTGGCGGGAGCGGTGGGATGGTGCCACTGGGCGCCATTACAGAAGAACACTTTGATAAGGTGTTCAACAGCAACGTGAAGGGCATGTTGTTTACCGTGCAAAAAGCGCTCCCCTTGCTGCGCGACGGTAGCTCCATCATCCTCATGGCCTCCACTACCGGCTCCAAGGGGGCGGCGGCCTTTAGTGTGTACAGCGCCTCGAAGGCCGCCGTGCGCTCGTTTGCCCGCACCTGGACGATGGATTTGCAGGCCCGCAAGATTCGGGTGAATGCGCTGAGCCCCGGGCCAACGGAAACGGCTGCTACAACCCGGATGGGCAGTACGCCAGAGCAAAAGCAGTTCATCCAAGACTACATCGTCTCCAGCATTCCAATGGGCCGGATGGGGCAGCCGGAGGAGACGGCGAAAGCGGCGGTTTTCCTGGCCTCCGACGACAGCAGCTTTATTACGGGCATCGAGTTGTTTGTGGACGGCGGCACGGCTCAAATCTAG
- a CDS encoding TetR/AcrR family transcriptional regulator codes for MSNRNTKLRLLEVAHDLIWENSYGSVSVDDICEKAAVAKGSFYHAFKSKSELAVAAFENHWEQKRPALDQLFSTQIPPLERLKLYCDFAVADQLGKYETLGKVAGCPFSSVGCELSTQDENIRQKAHEMNARMVKYFTSMVLELIAEGTVQETDAVELAKEMCAYITGVLTQAKIDNELKSVQRMLPGLLRLMGIQKAI; via the coding sequence ATGTCGAATCGAAACACCAAACTTCGATTGCTCGAGGTGGCCCACGACCTCATCTGGGAAAACAGCTACGGGTCGGTCTCCGTCGATGATATCTGTGAAAAAGCCGCCGTTGCCAAGGGTAGCTTCTATCACGCGTTTAAATCAAAGTCGGAGCTGGCGGTGGCGGCTTTCGAAAACCATTGGGAGCAGAAGCGGCCAGCCTTGGACCAGCTGTTCTCCACGCAGATACCTCCCCTGGAACGGCTAAAGCTTTACTGCGATTTTGCGGTCGCCGACCAGCTGGGCAAATACGAAACCCTTGGCAAAGTAGCCGGCTGCCCCTTTAGTTCGGTGGGCTGCGAGCTGAGCACGCAGGACGAGAACATTCGCCAGAAAGCGCACGAGATGAACGCACGGATGGTGAAGTATTTCACATCGATGGTGCTGGAACTCATTGCGGAAGGCACGGTGCAGGAAACGGATGCGGTCGAACTCGCCAAAGAGATGTGCGCCTACATCACCGGGGTCCTGACCCAGGCCAAGATTGACAACGAGCTTAAATCCGTTCAACGCATGCTGCCCGGTTTGTTACGGCTGATGGGAATTCAAAAGGCCATCTAG
- a CDS encoding NADH:flavin oxidoreductase: MNYESFFTPFTHKSLTLRNRFVMAPMTRVQSPGGVPSTQVAEYYSRRAAADVGLLLTEGTVIDRPSSQNHPDVPHFYGDAALQGWQNVADAVHQKGGAIAPQLWHVGNSPFGWEPPVPFEGPDSMSVQDIEDTVAAFARAATEAKRRGFDALEIHGGHGYLIDQFFWARTNNRQDEYGGKTLKERTRFGTEVVKAIRTAVGPEFTIIMRLSQWKSADYEAKIATTPQEIEEWLVPLTEAGVDIFHASTRRYWQPEFEGSDLGLAGWFKKVTGRPVIAVGSVGLQADVTGLFAGGQGSERAGFEELLRRFERGDFDLIAVGRQLLQDPEWVAKLKSGRLDDIRSFEAASAKTYY; the protein is encoded by the coding sequence ATGAACTACGAATCGTTTTTTACCCCGTTTACGCACAAAAGCCTGACCCTGCGCAACCGCTTTGTGATGGCGCCCATGACCCGGGTACAATCACCGGGTGGGGTGCCCAGCACGCAGGTAGCCGAGTACTACAGCCGCCGGGCAGCTGCAGATGTCGGGCTCCTGCTTACTGAAGGAACGGTTATTGACCGCCCCTCTTCCCAAAACCACCCCGACGTTCCCCATTTTTATGGAGACGCTGCCCTGCAGGGCTGGCAAAACGTGGCGGATGCGGTGCACCAGAAAGGTGGAGCCATTGCCCCGCAGCTGTGGCACGTGGGTAATAGCCCCTTCGGCTGGGAACCGCCAGTGCCCTTTGAAGGTCCGGACAGCATGTCGGTGCAAGATATCGAGGACACGGTGGCGGCTTTTGCCCGGGCTGCGACGGAGGCCAAGCGGCGGGGGTTTGACGCCCTTGAAATCCACGGCGGACACGGCTACTTGATTGACCAGTTTTTTTGGGCCCGCACCAATAACCGGCAGGACGAGTACGGCGGCAAAACCCTCAAAGAACGCACGCGCTTTGGGACCGAAGTGGTCAAAGCCATCCGGACGGCCGTTGGCCCGGAGTTCACGATTATTATGCGGTTATCTCAGTGGAAAAGCGCTGACTATGAAGCGAAAATAGCGACCACCCCGCAGGAAATAGAAGAGTGGCTCGTACCGCTCACCGAGGCGGGAGTGGACATTTTTCACGCCTCGACCCGCCGCTACTGGCAGCCGGAGTTTGAGGGTTCGGACCTGGGCCTGGCGGGCTGGTTTAAAAAAGTTACCGGGCGGCCGGTCATTGCGGTCGGCTCCGTGGGGCTGCAAGCAGACGTGACCGGCCTGTTTGCGGGAGGCCAAGGGTCGGAGCGCGCCGGCTTTGAGGAACTGCTCCGCCGGTTTGAGCGCGGCGACTTCGACCTCATTGCCGTGGGCCGGCAGTTGCTGCAGGACCCGGAGTGGGTTGCCAAGCTTAAAAGCGGCCGGCTGGATGATATCCGGTCGTTTGAGGCTGCCAGCGCCAAAACCTACTATTAA
- a CDS encoding winged helix-turn-helix transcriptional regulator — translation MRRVMSIVGSKWKPIVIWVLRERTARFGQIAAAIEVVSRKVLTDTLQELEADGLVLRKEHAALAQRVEYSLTPGARRCCPFYTNWWGGMRPSTH, via the coding sequence ATGCGACGTGTCATGTCCATTGTGGGCTCCAAGTGGAAGCCCATCGTGATATGGGTACTGCGTGAACGCACCGCCCGCTTTGGGCAGATAGCCGCCGCTATCGAGGTCGTGTCGCGGAAGGTGCTGACCGACACGCTGCAAGAGCTGGAAGCCGACGGCCTTGTTTTAAGGAAAGAACACGCAGCGCTAGCGCAGCGGGTGGAGTACAGCCTTACCCCCGGGGCAAGGCGTTGTTGCCCATTTTACACCAACTGGTGGGGTGGAATGAGGCCGAGTACCCATTAG
- a CDS encoding helix-turn-helix domain-containing protein, with amino-acid sequence MSGIFQKMLAEQEGDYPFKGELIRTYLQLAIHEALHLQPAETLLLLHHTAAARLAARFLETLEQLFPVENPAQTLALKTAQEFADQLAVHVNHLNKAVKEITGKPTSAHITGRITDEAKALLQHTTWSVAEIAYCLGFAYPTYFNNFFKKQTGITPLACRRAN; translated from the coding sequence ATGAGCGGCATTTTTCAGAAGATGCTGGCCGAGCAGGAAGGCGATTACCCATTCAAAGGCGAGCTGATTCGGACTTACCTGCAGTTGGCCATTCACGAGGCCCTACACCTGCAGCCCGCCGAAACATTGCTGCTGCTGCACCACACGGCGGCGGCGCGCTTGGCCGCCCGGTTTTTGGAAACGCTGGAGCAGCTGTTTCCCGTGGAAAACCCCGCGCAGACGCTGGCGCTGAAAACGGCGCAGGAGTTTGCCGACCAACTGGCTGTGCACGTCAACCACCTCAACAAAGCCGTGAAGGAAATCACCGGCAAGCCCACGAGCGCCCACATCACCGGCCGCATCACCGACGAGGCCAAGGCCCTGCTCCAACACACCACCTGGAGCGTGGCCGAAATTGCCTACTGCCTCGGCTTTGCCTACCCCACCTACTTCAACAATTTCTTCAAGAAGCAGACCGGCATCACGCCCCTCGCCTGCCGCCGGGCAAACTGA
- a CDS encoding putative quinol monooxygenase: protein MLANSTSVLMPTPDKSAERHLLVTVRSLPQHRTAVQEFLLELVALVRQEPGCLYYNIFQQAEDADALVIAAAWADDDAVAAHPTPPQSRVVERMLPLLAAPMQVLPIRRVSENAA, encoded by the coding sequence GTGCTTGCCAACTCAACCTCCGTCCTGATGCCCACGCCCGATAAATCCGCCGAACGGCACCTGCTCGTCACCGTTCGGAGCCTGCCGCAGCACCGCACAGCCGTGCAGGAGTTTCTGCTCGAACTGGTGGCCCTGGTTCGCCAGGAGCCTGGCTGTTTGTACTACAATATCTTTCAGCAAGCCGAAGACGCCGATGCCTTAGTAATAGCCGCTGCCTGGGCCGACGACGACGCCGTGGCTGCCCACCCCACGCCCCCGCAGTCCCGCGTGGTCGAGCGGATGCTGCCGCTGCTGGCCGCGCCCATGCAGGTCCTGCCCATCCGGCGGGTGAGCGAGAACGCGGCGTAG
- a CDS encoding NADP-dependent oxidoreductase — protein MKEVRLHEFGGPEVLHYEDAPKPQLQAGEVLVRVHAVSLNPPDWYLRDGYKMLPPEWRPSVTMPLTLGTDISGVVEAVAPDVQEFAVGQEVFGMVRFPSVGESRGYAEYVAAPATDLARKPAGLDHVQAAGAPMSGLTAWQYLIELGHTEPNPFQPEAHRPVSLHGKRVLVNGAAGGVGHLAVQLAKWQGAYVIAVASAKQEALLKELGADEFIDYTKTPAEDVVKDVDLVLDTLSGPTTSRFLRVLKRGGALFPVFLGFNEPDQAAQLGITVSMAQVRSSGSQLAELGRLLEAGTVRVVIDSTFPLAEVRQAHERAARGHIQGKIVLTVA, from the coding sequence ATGAAGGAGGTGCGACTGCACGAATTCGGTGGCCCGGAAGTGTTGCACTACGAAGATGCCCCGAAACCCCAGTTGCAGGCGGGCGAGGTGCTCGTGCGGGTGCACGCCGTAAGCCTGAATCCCCCCGACTGGTACCTGCGCGACGGATACAAGATGCTGCCGCCGGAATGGCGGCCGTCGGTGACCATGCCCCTCACCCTGGGCACGGACATCTCGGGCGTCGTCGAAGCCGTGGCCCCGGATGTGCAGGAATTTGCCGTGGGCCAGGAAGTATTTGGCATGGTGCGCTTTCCGAGCGTGGGCGAAAGCCGGGGCTACGCCGAGTACGTGGCCGCGCCCGCAACGGACTTGGCCCGCAAGCCCGCTGGCCTCGACCACGTGCAGGCCGCCGGGGCCCCGATGTCCGGCCTCACCGCGTGGCAATATCTTATAGAGTTGGGGCACACGGAGCCCAACCCGTTTCAGCCGGAGGCGCATCGCCCGGTGTCGCTACACGGCAAGCGCGTGCTCGTGAACGGGGCCGCGGGTGGCGTGGGCCACCTGGCGGTGCAACTGGCCAAATGGCAGGGAGCCTACGTCATTGCGGTGGCCTCCGCCAAGCAGGAGGCCCTGTTGAAGGAACTTGGGGCCGATGAGTTTATTGACTACACCAAAACCCCGGCTGAGGACGTGGTGAAGGACGTGGACCTCGTCCTCGACACCCTCAGTGGCCCCACCACAAGCCGTTTCCTGCGCGTATTGAAGCGGGGCGGGGCGTTGTTCCCGGTGTTTTTGGGTTTCAATGAGCCCGACCAGGCCGCTCAGTTGGGCATCACGGTTTCAATGGCACAGGTGCGCTCCAGCGGTTCGCAGCTCGCCGAACTCGGGCGCTTGCTCGAGGCCGGAACGGTTCGGGTGGTTATCGACAGCACTTTTCCGCTGGCCGAGGTACGCCAGGCGCACGAGCGCGCCGCCCGGGGGCACATCCAGGGCAAAATCGTACTCACCGTGGCCTGA